The following nucleotide sequence is from Rubrobacter radiotolerans DSM 5868.
ACGGGGAGATCAAGGGCGCAAAGCTGCCGACGGACACGGTAGCTCTGCCCGAGCCGGATTCGCTCCCGGCTCGCGCGGCGCGGGAGATCGAGGGCGCGGGGGCGCTGCTCCTTATCGACCCGCTCTCGTTCCCCTACGAGGCCCTCGAAGGGATGCTCGGGGGCGACGGTCTCTGGAGCTTGCCGGTCGTTGTCTATCTCGACGGGCTCGCAAACGGACGCGCCGCGGCGGAGGCCGCGGGCTTTCTGCGCGCCGTTCTGCACGAGCCGCTCTTCGGGAACCTGAGCTCTCTCGACCGCATCGCGACGGCTGACGATGCGCTCTGGGAGGCGCTGCGCGCCGAGTACGGCTGGTCCCGGGAGCAGCGGGTCTGCGTGCCGGAGGTCCCGGCCGGACGCAGGGGGGAGCGCGGCGCGCTGGAGGGCGTTGTCGGAAGACTCCTTGAGAGTGTCCGGGAATGCGGCGGCCTGGGAGAAGAGAAGGCGGCGGACGCCGCTCAGAGGCGGCTTCTGCTCCCGAGGTTCGAGGGCTATTTGGAAGGTCTCGAAGCCCCGCGCGTCGTCGAGGTCGGCTTCGGCGCGGGCCGGCGGGTCCCGGACCTCGACGCCCGGCGGGTCGAGTACGTGGGTCTTGAGACAAACGAGGAGGCCGTGCTGCGGGCGCGGGAGAACCACCCGGAGCGGCGCTTCGAGCGGCTCGGCGAGGACCTGCGGTTCCCGCTCGAAGGGGAGACGGCGGACCTTGCATACACTGCGAGGGTCATGCACCGCCTCTCGCCGGAGAAGAAGAGACTACTCCTCGGAGAGATGTGGCGCGTCGTTTCGCCGGGGGGGAGGCTTGTGTTCCTAGAGGACTTTGTTCGGGGACCGTATCGCGGGGAGGAGCCGGTCCACGTCGCGTCGGTCGAGGAGTTCGCAGAGCTTGTCGTGGAGGCGACGGCCGGGCGGGTCGTGCTTGAGGACTTCGAGTCCGTCAGGTATCCGGGGGAGACGTTCTTTCGGGGCGGCGTTATGACGGTGGGTCGGCTGGGGGTGCCGGAGCGGTGGTAGCGACGCTGTCCACTACGGAGGAACGGACGGAGGAACGACCGCAGGTGTTTGTTGTCTCCAACGACATCGTTCCGGGGCTCGGGCTCCCGGTCGCCGCTCCGGGGCTGCGGGCGTTCGGGCTCTCCGAGGGCCTAAAGGCGCACGGTTTCCGGGTGAAGACGCTTCTTATGCGCGACTTTGTCGAGCGGCAGTGGCGGCGAGTCCCGAGAGCGGTCCCGCCGCCCTCGCCCGCCGGGGTCGAGCTGGTCAGGTCCCGGCACCTGCCGGCGTACCTGGAGGCGAACGCTCCGGCGGTCGTGGTCCTGATCAACAGCAACCAGGTAGACCGGCTCCGGCCGAGGGAGGGCCTTACCTTTGTCCTCGACTTCTTTGCCCCGAAGGTCCTTGAAGCGCTCTACCAGTTCGGGCCGGAGTACCCGGCCGAGCAGCTCGAAGCCTTGAGGAGGCGCAAGATCGAGGCCATCCGCCTTGCGGACGCGTTTCTCGTGAACGGCGAGAAGAAGGTCCCGTACTTTATCGGGTGGATGCTTCAGGCCGGTCGGGACATCCGGAAGCTCCCCTTGAAGGTCGTGAACATG
It contains:
- a CDS encoding class I SAM-dependent methyltransferase; its protein translation is MRTEAAKGGGVFVHAGRFYGEIKGAKLPTDTVALPEPDSLPARAAREIEGAGALLLIDPLSFPYEALEGMLGGDGLWSLPVVVYLDGLANGRAAAEAAGFLRAVLHEPLFGNLSSLDRIATADDALWEALRAEYGWSREQRVCVPEVPAGRRGERGALEGVVGRLLESVRECGGLGEEKAADAAQRRLLLPRFEGYLEGLEAPRVVEVGFGAGRRVPDLDARRVEYVGLETNEEAVLRARENHPERRFERLGEDLRFPLEGETADLAYTARVMHRLSPEKKRLLLGEMWRVVSPGGRLVFLEDFVRGPYRGEEPVHVASVEEFAELVVEATAGRVVLEDFESVRYPGETFFRGGVMTVGRLGVPERW